The following coding sequences lie in one Palaemon carinicauda isolate YSFRI2023 chromosome 7, ASM3689809v2, whole genome shotgun sequence genomic window:
- the LOC137644304 gene encoding piggyBac transposable element-derived protein 3-like, with protein sequence MSEEGLRVFLGLIVYMGLVLLLITVDLWAMKTRIPQAADFMSMNCFNSIRSSLHFNKNDQAAASQDRFFKVRVPFTNVPREFLKIPETRIQSTDEVIVAYKGTRAGNLRQYVPKKPDKWGYKLFCRYSVDGFVHDILMYQGEKTFMSHHTLLSEEQKAMSVTSKFAVTLVKTIKHPSHSAVYADNYFTSIGLSRT encoded by the coding sequence ATGTCAGAAGAGGGTCTTAgggttttccttggcctcatcgtGTACATGGGCTTGGTTCTTCTCCTTATCACAGTTGACCTCTGGGCCatgaagaccaggattcctcaaGCTGCAGATTTCATGTCCATGAACTGCTTCAATTCAATTCGATCTTCCCTTCACTTCAACAAAAATGACCAGGCAGCAGCCTCCCAAGATcgtttcttcaaggtgagagtccccttcaccaATGTCCCCAGAGAGTTCCTGAAAATTCCCGAGACTCGTATCCAGTCCACTGATGAAGTAATAGTTGCCTATAAGGGCACAAGagctggtaaccttcgccagtatgtacCTAAGAAGCCcgacaagtggggctacaagttaTTCTGCCGCTacagcgtggatggatttgtgcacgatattcttatgtaccaaggggagaaAACATTTATGAGCCACCACACTCTGCTATCTGAAGAGCAGAAAGCCATGTCTGTGACTTCAAAGTTTGCTGTCACCTTAGTCAAGACCATCAAGCACCCCAGTCACTCAGCAGTCTATGCAGACAACTACTTTACCAGTATAGGGTTGTCCCGTACATGA